In one window of Brachyhypopomus gauderio isolate BG-103 chromosome 16, BGAUD_0.2, whole genome shotgun sequence DNA:
- the tlcd5a gene encoding TLC domain-containing protein 5a isoform X1: MNFSIEISCRVFLRLVRLKDIWVWPSEPPLTFFVCGYFSSSMLVLVAGAAACLAWWVSLYSLLCHTNGFRSYEWNCRLVTLVHGIMAVGITAYIGYVDGPWPFTYPGTKNTPLQVSAMVLSLGYFIFDMGWCVYFQTEGLVMLAHHTMSILGILLTLWLGESGIESCAVIFGSEITNPLLQTRWFLKRSGHYHTFLGDLVDLLFVLLFVFMRVFVGGAMLYCELISPRPKFVIKCGGVAMYVLSWVFVVDIARFACRKSSVRYRYWRHRTLPANANGPDDKAE, from the exons ATGAATTTTTCCATTGAGATCAGTTGCAGAGTCTTTTTGCGTTTGGTTCGGTTGAAGGATATTTGGGTTTGGCCATCAGAACCTCCGTtaacattttttgtttgtgGATATTTCAGCTCCAGTATGTTGGTGCTGGTGGCCGGAGCTGCAGCCTGCTTGGCCTGGTGggtctctctctactctctcctctGCCACACCAATGGCTTTCGCAGCTATGAGTGGAACTGTCGGCTGGTCACACTGGTCCACGGCATCATGGCAGTGGGCATCACTGCTTACATAGGCTACGTGGATGGCCCTTGGCCCTTCACTTACCCAG GGACCAAGAACACTCCTCTTCAAGTGAGCGCCATGGTGCTCAGTCTGGGCTACTTCATCTTTGACatgggctggtgtgtgtacTTCCAGACCGAGGGTCTGGTGATGCTGGCCCACCACACCATGAGCATTCTGGGAATCCTGCTCACGCTGTGGCTGGGCGAGTCCGGCATCGAGTCCTGCGCTGTTATCTTCGGCAGCGAGATCACCAACCCCCTTCTCCAGACCCGCTGGTTCCTGAAGCGCTCGGGCCACTACCACACCTTCCTGGGCGACCTGGTGGACCTGCTCTTCGTGCTGCTATTTGTCttcatgcgtgtgtttgtgggcGGAGCCATGCTCTATTGTGAGCTCATCTCGCCCCGCCCCAAGTTCGTCATCAAGTGCGGGGGTGTGGCCATGTATGTCCTGTCGTGGGTGTTCGTGGTCGACATCGCCCGATTCGCATGCCGTAAAAGCAGCGTCAGATACCGGTACTGGAGACACCGGACCTTGCCGGCTAACGCCAACGGTCCGGATGACAAGGCAGAGTGA
- the tlcd5a gene encoding TLC domain-containing protein 5a isoform X2 translates to MSSSMLVLVAGAAACLAWWVSLYSLLCHTNGFRSYEWNCRLVTLVHGIMAVGITAYIGYVDGPWPFTYPGTKNTPLQVSAMVLSLGYFIFDMGWCVYFQTEGLVMLAHHTMSILGILLTLWLGESGIESCAVIFGSEITNPLLQTRWFLKRSGHYHTFLGDLVDLLFVLLFVFMRVFVGGAMLYCELISPRPKFVIKCGGVAMYVLSWVFVVDIARFACRKSSVRYRYWRHRTLPANANGPDDKAE, encoded by the exons ATGAG CTCCAGTATGTTGGTGCTGGTGGCCGGAGCTGCAGCCTGCTTGGCCTGGTGggtctctctctactctctcctctGCCACACCAATGGCTTTCGCAGCTATGAGTGGAACTGTCGGCTGGTCACACTGGTCCACGGCATCATGGCAGTGGGCATCACTGCTTACATAGGCTACGTGGATGGCCCTTGGCCCTTCACTTACCCAG GGACCAAGAACACTCCTCTTCAAGTGAGCGCCATGGTGCTCAGTCTGGGCTACTTCATCTTTGACatgggctggtgtgtgtacTTCCAGACCGAGGGTCTGGTGATGCTGGCCCACCACACCATGAGCATTCTGGGAATCCTGCTCACGCTGTGGCTGGGCGAGTCCGGCATCGAGTCCTGCGCTGTTATCTTCGGCAGCGAGATCACCAACCCCCTTCTCCAGACCCGCTGGTTCCTGAAGCGCTCGGGCCACTACCACACCTTCCTGGGCGACCTGGTGGACCTGCTCTTCGTGCTGCTATTTGTCttcatgcgtgtgtttgtgggcGGAGCCATGCTCTATTGTGAGCTCATCTCGCCCCGCCCCAAGTTCGTCATCAAGTGCGGGGGTGTGGCCATGTATGTCCTGTCGTGGGTGTTCGTGGTCGACATCGCCCGATTCGCATGCCGTAAAAGCAGCGTCAGATACCGGTACTGGAGACACCGGACCTTGCCGGCTAACGCCAACGGTCCGGATGACAAGGCAGAGTGA
- the tlcd5a gene encoding TLC domain-containing protein 5a isoform X3 has product MLVLVAGAAACLAWWVSLYSLLCHTNGFRSYEWNCRLVTLVHGIMAVGITAYIGYVDGPWPFTYPGTKNTPLQVSAMVLSLGYFIFDMGWCVYFQTEGLVMLAHHTMSILGILLTLWLGESGIESCAVIFGSEITNPLLQTRWFLKRSGHYHTFLGDLVDLLFVLLFVFMRVFVGGAMLYCELISPRPKFVIKCGGVAMYVLSWVFVVDIARFACRKSSVRYRYWRHRTLPANANGPDDKAE; this is encoded by the exons ATGTTGGTGCTGGTGGCCGGAGCTGCAGCCTGCTTGGCCTGGTGggtctctctctactctctcctctGCCACACCAATGGCTTTCGCAGCTATGAGTGGAACTGTCGGCTGGTCACACTGGTCCACGGCATCATGGCAGTGGGCATCACTGCTTACATAGGCTACGTGGATGGCCCTTGGCCCTTCACTTACCCAG GGACCAAGAACACTCCTCTTCAAGTGAGCGCCATGGTGCTCAGTCTGGGCTACTTCATCTTTGACatgggctggtgtgtgtacTTCCAGACCGAGGGTCTGGTGATGCTGGCCCACCACACCATGAGCATTCTGGGAATCCTGCTCACGCTGTGGCTGGGCGAGTCCGGCATCGAGTCCTGCGCTGTTATCTTCGGCAGCGAGATCACCAACCCCCTTCTCCAGACCCGCTGGTTCCTGAAGCGCTCGGGCCACTACCACACCTTCCTGGGCGACCTGGTGGACCTGCTCTTCGTGCTGCTATTTGTCttcatgcgtgtgtttgtgggcGGAGCCATGCTCTATTGTGAGCTCATCTCGCCCCGCCCCAAGTTCGTCATCAAGTGCGGGGGTGTGGCCATGTATGTCCTGTCGTGGGTGTTCGTGGTCGACATCGCCCGATTCGCATGCCGTAAAAGCAGCGTCAGATACCGGTACTGGAGACACCGGACCTTGCCGGCTAACGCCAACGGTCCGGATGACAAGGCAGAGTGA
- the oafa gene encoding out at first protein homolog translates to MLAKWIPTLSARVTLSLWALALWITPALGSELKVRVRLGDGQITEEVLEADSERDSITLEFKQGDGTLITFVADFKQDVKIFRALILGELERGENQYQALCFVTRLNHNEIIPSESMARLRQKNPRTVRAAEERRPTEELGMNVAVNLTRAWQISAHIHNTCSVAREAVYTRQADVHHWLDAGAEASMFEVLPRATELPGLPRCGTARDLWQPCSCSYALRLEWYPCLLKYCRGREGGGGRGAPYKCGIKSCSKGYNFTYYTPHKQLCLWEEES, encoded by the exons ATGTTGGCGAAGTGGATCCCGACGCTGTCAGCACGGGTCACATTGTCCCTGTGGGCGCTCGCGCTGTGGATCACGCCTGCGCTGGGTTCGGAATTAAAGGTGCGAGTTCGGTTAGGTGATGGACAGATCACTGAAGAGGTGCTGGAGGCGGACAGTGAGAGAGACTCCATCACACTGGAGTTCAAACAAGGAGACGGAACTCTTATAACCTTTGTCGCTGACTTTAAACAG GACGTGAAGATCTTCCGGGCGTTGATCCTGGGGGAGTTGGAGAGGGGGGAGAACCAGTACCAGGCCCTGTGCTTCGTCACGCGTCTCAACCACAACGAGATCATCCCCAGCGAGTCCATGGCCAGGCTGCGACAG AAGAACCCGCGGACGGTGCGAGCGGCGGAGGAGAGGCGTCCGACGGAGGAGCTGGGCATGAACGTGGCGGTGAACCTGACGCGGGCCTGGCAGATTAGtgcacacatccacaacacCTGCAGCGTGGCCCGCGAGGCCGTGTACACCCGCCAGGCCGACGTGCACCACTGGCTGGACGCAG GTGCGGAGGCCTCCATGTTCGAGGTCCTGCCACGGGCGACTGAGCTGCCGGGCCTGCCGAGGTGCGGGACGGCGCGGGACCTGTGGCAGCCATGCTCCTGCAGCTACGCCCTGCGTCTGGAGTGGTACCCGTGCCTGCTGAAGTACTGCCGTGGCCGGGAGGGCGGGGGCGGGCGTGGCGCGCCCTACAAATGCGGCATCAAGAGCTGCAGCAAGGGATACAACTTCACCTACTACACCCCCCACAAGCAGCTGTGTCTGTGGGAGGAGGAGTCCTAG